One genomic segment of Pseudorasbora parva isolate DD20220531a chromosome 6, ASM2467924v1, whole genome shotgun sequence includes these proteins:
- the LOC137078940 gene encoding complement C1q tumor necrosis factor-related protein 7 isoform X2 — MWTIVGVICLSRCIMGQLLEARSKGALPQFICSIPGLPGPPGKSGPPGPHGEDGHVGIPGRDGRDGRKGEKGEKGDPGLRGRVGPTGKLGERGERGFIGKRGPDGDPGDLGPPGPTGRLGGKGDKGQRGPPGEPGICRCGSLVPKSAFSVGITSSYPVEQAPIKFNKVLFNEGNHYNPETGKFICAYPGIYYFSYDITLADKHLAIGLVQNGEYRIKTFDANTGNHDVASGSTVMFLNPEDEVWLEIFYKDQNGLFADPGWADSLFSGFLIYADTNYMDTLAEDYK; from the exons ATGTGGACAATTGTGGGTGTGATCTGTCTCTCTCGGTGCATTATGGGTCAGCTGTTGGAGGCCAGGTCCAAAGGAGCCCTGCCTCAATTCATTTGCAGCATTCCAGGGTTGCCAGGGCCACCAGGAAAGTCCGGCCCTCCTGGGCCTCATGGGGAGGATGGCCATGTCGGAATCCCTGGAAGAGATGGGAGGGATGGACGGAAGGGAGAAAAGGGAGAAAAGGGAGATCCAG GACTCAGAGGTCGAGTCGGGCCGACAGGAAAACTCGGAGAGCGCGGAGAGAGAGGTTTCATTGGGAAGCGTGGACCTGACGGTGATCCTGGAGATTTAGGGCCTCCTGGTCCTACAGGACGTCTTGGAGGGAAGGGTGACAAGGGCCAACGTGGGCCTCCGGGAGAACCTGGTATCTGCAGATGTGGAAGTTTGGTTCCCAAATCCGCTTTCTCCGTAGGCATCACAAGTAGCTACCCTGTTGAACAAGCACCGATCAAGTTCAACAAAGTCCTGTTCAATGAAGGTAACCACTACAACCCTGAGACGGGAAAATTCATCTGTGCTTACCCAGGAATATACTATTTTTCTTATGACATCACTCTGGCCGACAAGCACCTGGCCATTGGGCTGGTCCAGAACGGAGAGTACCGGATAAAGACTTTTGATGCCAACACCGGAAACCATGACGTGGCGTCTGGCTCAACCGTGATGTTTCTCAACCCAGAGGATGAGGTATGGCTGGAGATCTTCTACAAGGACCAGAATGGCCTGTTTGCTGACCCCGGCTGGGCTGACAGTCTGTTCTCTGGGTTTTTAATTTATGCAGATACAAACTATATGGATACATTGGCAGAAGACTACAAATAG
- the LOC137078940 gene encoding complement C1q tumor necrosis factor-related protein 7 isoform X1 — MTKTSLELTGLRMWTIVGVICLSRCIMGQLLEARSKGALPQFICSIPGLPGPPGKSGPPGPHGEDGHVGIPGRDGRDGRKGEKGEKGDPGLRGRVGPTGKLGERGERGFIGKRGPDGDPGDLGPPGPTGRLGGKGDKGQRGPPGEPGICRCGSLVPKSAFSVGITSSYPVEQAPIKFNKVLFNEGNHYNPETGKFICAYPGIYYFSYDITLADKHLAIGLVQNGEYRIKTFDANTGNHDVASGSTVMFLNPEDEVWLEIFYKDQNGLFADPGWADSLFSGFLIYADTNYMDTLAEDYK, encoded by the exons ATGACAAAAACATCCCTGGAACTTACTG GTCTAAGGATGTGGACAATTGTGGGTGTGATCTGTCTCTCTCGGTGCATTATGGGTCAGCTGTTGGAGGCCAGGTCCAAAGGAGCCCTGCCTCAATTCATTTGCAGCATTCCAGGGTTGCCAGGGCCACCAGGAAAGTCCGGCCCTCCTGGGCCTCATGGGGAGGATGGCCATGTCGGAATCCCTGGAAGAGATGGGAGGGATGGACGGAAGGGAGAAAAGGGAGAAAAGGGAGATCCAG GACTCAGAGGTCGAGTCGGGCCGACAGGAAAACTCGGAGAGCGCGGAGAGAGAGGTTTCATTGGGAAGCGTGGACCTGACGGTGATCCTGGAGATTTAGGGCCTCCTGGTCCTACAGGACGTCTTGGAGGGAAGGGTGACAAGGGCCAACGTGGGCCTCCGGGAGAACCTGGTATCTGCAGATGTGGAAGTTTGGTTCCCAAATCCGCTTTCTCCGTAGGCATCACAAGTAGCTACCCTGTTGAACAAGCACCGATCAAGTTCAACAAAGTCCTGTTCAATGAAGGTAACCACTACAACCCTGAGACGGGAAAATTCATCTGTGCTTACCCAGGAATATACTATTTTTCTTATGACATCACTCTGGCCGACAAGCACCTGGCCATTGGGCTGGTCCAGAACGGAGAGTACCGGATAAAGACTTTTGATGCCAACACCGGAAACCATGACGTGGCGTCTGGCTCAACCGTGATGTTTCTCAACCCAGAGGATGAGGTATGGCTGGAGATCTTCTACAAGGACCAGAATGGCCTGTTTGCTGACCCCGGCTGGGCTGACAGTCTGTTCTCTGGGTTTTTAATTTATGCAGATACAAACTATATGGATACATTGGCAGAAGACTACAAATAG